In Azospirillaceae bacterium, a genomic segment contains:
- a CDS encoding dicarboxylate/amino acid:cation symporter, producing MEHVKKPWYSVLYFQVIVAIILGIIVGYVWPAFGTSLKPLGDGFIKLVKMMIAPVIFCTVVSGISAMTDMKKVGRVGGKALLYFEVISTFALIIGLIVGEVIRPGDGMNVDPKTLDPKAVATYVDKAAKDNVADHILGIIPDTYLSALSGGDLLQVLLVAILTGFAIAHLGDYGKPATAVIERLSKIFFRIIHMVVRLAPIGAFGAMAFTIGKYGVAALINLGMLIGSFYLTSLLFVLVVLGIVGWLCGFSILRFLNYIKAELLIVLGTSSSETVLPQMMEKMERLGCARPVVGLVIPSGYSFNLDGTNIYMTLATLFLAQATNTHLTFTHLVTILLVAMLTSKGASGVTGAGFITLAATLAVVPDIPIVSLTLLVGIDRFMSECRALTNLVGNGVATIAISKWEKELDVDKMRSELAHGPTAA from the coding sequence ATGGAACACGTTAAGAAGCCTTGGTATTCCGTCCTCTATTTCCAAGTGATCGTCGCGATCATCCTGGGCATCATCGTCGGCTATGTCTGGCCGGCCTTCGGCACGTCATTGAAGCCCCTGGGCGACGGCTTCATCAAGCTGGTGAAGATGATGATCGCGCCCGTCATCTTCTGCACGGTGGTCAGCGGCATCTCCGCCATGACCGACATGAAGAAGGTGGGCCGCGTCGGCGGCAAGGCGCTGCTGTATTTCGAGGTGATCTCCACCTTCGCGCTGATCATCGGCCTGATCGTGGGTGAGGTCATCCGCCCCGGCGATGGCATGAACGTCGACCCCAAGACCCTGGACCCCAAGGCGGTCGCCACATACGTGGACAAGGCCGCCAAGGACAACGTGGCCGACCATATCCTGGGCATCATCCCCGACACCTACCTGAGCGCGCTGTCCGGCGGCGACCTGCTGCAGGTGCTGCTGGTCGCCATCCTCACCGGCTTCGCCATCGCCCACCTGGGTGACTACGGCAAGCCGGCCACGGCGGTCATCGAGCGCCTGTCGAAGATCTTCTTCCGCATCATCCACATGGTGGTGCGCCTGGCCCCCATCGGCGCCTTCGGTGCCATGGCCTTCACCATCGGCAAGTACGGCGTCGCCGCCCTGATCAACCTGGGCATGCTGATCGGCAGCTTCTACCTGACCAGCCTGCTGTTCGTGCTGGTCGTGCTGGGCATCGTCGGCTGGCTGTGCGGCTTCTCCATCCTGCGCTTCCTCAACTACATCAAGGCGGAACTGCTGATCGTGCTCGGCACCTCCTCGTCCGAGACGGTGCTGCCGCAGATGATGGAAAAGATGGAACGCCTGGGCTGCGCCCGTCCGGTGGTGGGCCTGGTCATCCCGTCGGGCTACAGCTTCAACCTGGACGGCACCAACATCTACATGACCCTGGCCACCCTGTTCCTGGCCCAGGCGACCAATACCCACCTGACCTTCACCCACCTGGTCACCATCCTGCTGGTGGCCATGCTGACCTCCAAGGGGGCCAGCGGCGTCACGGGTGCCGGTTTCATCACCCTGGCGGCCACGCTGGCGGTGGTGCCGGACATCCCCATCGTCTCGCTGACCCTGCTGGTGGGCATCGACCGGTTCATGAGCGAATGCCGCGCCCTGACCAATCTGGTGGGCAACGGTGTCGCCACCATCGCCATCAGCAAGTGGGAAAAGGAACTGGACGTGGACAAGATGCGCAGCGAATTGGCGCACGGGCCGACGGCGGCCTGA
- a CDS encoding sensor histidine kinase, with amino-acid sequence MMGAAGIGGWAGDGGGDGWRPPALLRALAFLCLALVCAAFVSPSSARAETAGQVVVDGPNLSLGGHLELLEDPSRSLTLADVMAGPAAQRFTPATRETPGFARTRSAYWARITLDNPTDAALPRLLVFPYPYYHALDLYVFPGDGLSPEGPAEQRHVAEGAAQRGTDIPHRYPVFSLSLPPGRTVLYVRVEHYFASFALYLRTSDAQGLVDRRDILLHGLTFGVLIIAAAYQFALVVMAGVEVGVTLLFYALITLAYIYGQLGYPWEHLPADLASHYYREVVGTLPVAIGQVFAVQFLDLRRRQPWIARLLMLLTGLMVLDTPLHYVDPVRGSGVAQLLALVGSALALIAAVRDFRRSINARFFLLGFLPILGVAVVWSLRAAGILPVGIWTEAALYAPNSVGLVLLTFGVAYRIGKDREQREHALQASEGALRRANDELEDRVRTRTAELSDSLDKLKRSQDALVQAEKLASLGQLVAGVAHEINTPIGVTLTTASHVSERVAAMDHLVRDGRLRRSDLADFMGELKESARLMLSNIGRAASLIQSFKQVSADQSSEERRRVELGAYLEEVLASLGPNLRRHGHVAEVRCAGIVELETYPGLLAQVLTNFVSNSILHAFDAGARGHITITVRRLHHVGALLGLDSPDLHAGDGAEIVYQDDGRGIPANILPRIFDPFFTTRRGAGGTGLGLNIVYNLVTHRLRGAVAAASDVGGGTRFTLVLPDLASPDAATHPEGLPHTPDTLAVREAAR; translated from the coding sequence ATGATGGGCGCGGCGGGTATTGGCGGTTGGGCCGGGGATGGCGGCGGGGATGGGTGGCGGCCGCCGGCGCTGCTGCGCGCCCTGGCGTTTCTCTGCCTGGCACTGGTCTGCGCGGCCTTTGTTTCGCCGTCCTCCGCCCGGGCTGAAACGGCCGGCCAGGTGGTGGTCGACGGTCCGAACCTGTCCCTGGGCGGCCATCTGGAATTGCTGGAGGATCCCAGCCGGTCGTTGACCCTGGCCGACGTAATGGCCGGGCCGGCGGCCCAGCGCTTCACCCCCGCCACGCGGGAGACGCCCGGCTTCGCCCGCACCCGCTCCGCCTATTGGGCGCGCATCACGTTGGACAACCCCACGGACGCAGCACTCCCGCGCCTGCTGGTTTTCCCTTATCCCTATTACCATGCCCTGGATCTCTATGTGTTCCCGGGCGACGGCCTGTCGCCCGAGGGGCCGGCGGAACAGCGCCACGTGGCGGAGGGGGCGGCCCAGCGCGGCACGGACATCCCCCACCGCTATCCCGTCTTCAGCCTGTCGCTGCCGCCGGGCCGGACGGTCCTGTATGTGCGGGTGGAGCATTACTTCGCCTCCTTCGCCCTGTACCTGCGCACCAGCGACGCCCAGGGCCTGGTCGACCGGCGGGACATCCTGCTGCACGGCCTGACCTTCGGCGTGCTGATCATCGCCGCCGCCTATCAGTTCGCCCTGGTGGTGATGGCGGGGGTGGAGGTGGGCGTGACCCTGCTGTTCTACGCCTTGATCACCCTGGCCTACATCTACGGCCAGCTGGGTTATCCCTGGGAACACCTGCCGGCCGACCTGGCCAGCCATTATTATCGAGAGGTGGTGGGCACCCTGCCGGTGGCCATCGGCCAGGTCTTCGCGGTGCAGTTCCTGGATTTGCGGCGGCGGCAGCCCTGGATCGCCCGGCTGCTGATGCTGTTGACCGGCCTGATGGTGCTGGACACGCCGCTGCATTACGTGGATCCGGTGCGGGGGTCGGGGGTGGCGCAACTGCTGGCCCTGGTGGGGTCGGCGCTGGCCCTGATCGCGGCGGTGCGTGATTTCCGCCGGTCCATCAACGCCCGCTTCTTCCTGCTGGGCTTCCTGCCCATCCTGGGCGTGGCGGTGGTGTGGTCGTTGCGCGCCGCCGGCATCCTGCCGGTCGGCATCTGGACGGAGGCGGCGCTGTACGCCCCCAACTCCGTCGGCCTGGTGCTGCTGACCTTCGGCGTCGCCTACCGCATCGGCAAGGACCGGGAGCAGCGTGAACACGCGCTGCAGGCCAGCGAGGGCGCGCTGCGCCGCGCCAACGACGAACTGGAAGACCGCGTGCGCACCCGCACAGCGGAGCTGAGCGACAGCCTGGACAAGCTGAAGCGGTCGCAGGATGCCCTGGTCCAGGCGGAAAAGCTGGCCTCGCTGGGCCAGCTGGTGGCCGGCGTGGCGCATGAGATCAACACCCCCATCGGCGTCACCCTGACGACGGCGTCGCATGTGTCGGAACGGGTGGCGGCCATGGACCATCTGGTGCGCGACGGGCGCCTGCGCCGCAGCGACCTGGCCGATTTCATGGGCGAGCTGAAGGAATCCGCCCGCCTGATGCTGTCCAACATCGGCCGCGCCGCCAGCCTGATCCAAAGCTTCAAGCAGGTCTCGGCGGACCAGAGTTCCGAGGAACGGCGGCGGGTGGAACTGGGCGCCTATCTGGAAGAGGTGCTGGCCAGCCTGGGGCCCAACCTGCGCCGGCACGGCCACGTGGCGGAGGTGCGCTGCGCCGGTATTGTGGAGCTGGAGACCTATCCCGGGCTGCTGGCCCAGGTGCTGACCAATTTCGTCTCCAACTCCATCCTGCATGCCTTCGATGCCGGCGCCCGCGGCCACATCACCATCACCGTCCGCCGCCTGCACCATGTGGGGGCCCTGCTGGGCCTGGATTCCCCCGACCTGCATGCCGGCGACGGGGCGGAAATCGTCTATCAGGATGACGGGCGCGGCATCCCGGCCAATATCCTGCCCCGCATCTTCGATCCTTTTTTCACCACCCGGCGGGGGGCGGGCGGCACCGGCCTGGGGCTGAACATCGTCTACAACCTGGTCACCCATCGCCTGCGCGGCGCGGTGGCGGCGGCCAGCGATGTGGGCGGCGGCACCCGCTTCACCCTGGTGCTGCCCGACCTGGCCTCGCCGGACGCGGCGACCCACCCGGAGGGCTTACCCCATACGCCTGATACCCTGGCCGTGAGAGAGGCCGCACGCTAA
- a CDS encoding ATP-binding protein: protein MRWLTERLKAIGPGRLINISLAAGIALSLVFVHAEFTRALTARRAEISQHMDTEAVSLDEQFAAIAGRLNRLRAWAQLVLQEPSSPGAIPGAPPAAVADFLNTVAQAKDRDVVVLDQAGTETTALLAFPDQALAVHEGLARPDRARWQTDVAMALGLAQQLALDLKTQAGLSRGYFIGSSGLAVVAPRFAADNANDLMADLYKRPVYRLSTQAANPTGAVTWTDPSAATVAVPIDYQGRFLGVIAFDLTLAALPGADQAPAEAADTGTRLLVGPDDQVLRAFGTPPADLFQEGRPTPAGVAALLNRNRATTEHAGYVITTRPLANTPWRLVHITPRAALTWSLVVHTAGSMAGFSSVLLAVVLLFNIVVRRMVRSQERSTAAEREARAATEHALAELRAAHDELDFLNREKTRFFSLISHDLRGPFNVLLGMTRELADYGTRMAPADVADFAASVHQSALTAHTLLDNLLNWSRVQMSGTPFTPSVMPLGEVVAAAIHDLGPTAEAKGIRVLDASGDRHILADRTMVLAILRNLLANAIKFSHPNQGVQITSRALGDRLEIAVSDRGIGMAPEQLDQLYRREAQDSRPGTMGEVGTGLGLTLVRDLVARHGGVLALDSTPGLGTTVSFTVPLAAAPR, encoded by the coding sequence ATGAGATGGCTGACGGAGCGGTTGAAAGCCATCGGTCCCGGACGGCTGATCAATATCTCGCTGGCCGCCGGCATCGCCCTGTCATTGGTCTTCGTGCATGCCGAGTTCACCCGCGCCCTGACCGCCCGCCGGGCCGAGATCAGCCAGCATATGGACACGGAGGCTGTGTCCCTGGACGAACAGTTCGCCGCCATCGCCGGCCGCCTCAACCGCCTGCGGGCCTGGGCGCAGCTGGTGCTGCAGGAACCGTCAAGTCCGGGGGCCATTCCGGGGGCGCCGCCCGCCGCGGTCGCCGATTTCCTGAATACGGTGGCCCAGGCCAAGGACCGCGACGTCGTGGTGCTGGACCAGGCCGGCACGGAGACCACGGCGTTGCTGGCCTTCCCGGACCAGGCACTGGCCGTGCATGAGGGCCTGGCCCGCCCCGACCGCGCCCGCTGGCAGACGGACGTGGCGATGGCGCTGGGGCTGGCCCAGCAGTTGGCCCTGGACCTGAAGACGCAAGCCGGGCTGTCGCGGGGATATTTCATCGGCTCTTCCGGCCTGGCGGTGGTGGCGCCCCGGTTCGCGGCCGACAATGCCAACGACCTGATGGCCGACCTCTACAAACGGCCGGTCTATCGCCTGTCCACCCAGGCGGCCAACCCGACGGGGGCCGTGACCTGGACCGACCCATCGGCGGCCACCGTGGCCGTCCCCATCGATTACCAGGGCCGCTTCCTGGGGGTGATCGCCTTCGACCTTACCTTGGCCGCCCTCCCCGGGGCCGACCAGGCTCCGGCGGAGGCCGCCGACACCGGCACGCGGCTGCTGGTGGGGCCGGACGACCAGGTGCTGCGCGCCTTCGGCACCCCGCCCGCCGACCTGTTCCAGGAGGGACGGCCGACGCCGGCGGGCGTGGCGGCCCTGTTGAACCGGAACCGCGCCACGACCGAACATGCCGGATACGTCATCACCACCCGGCCCCTGGCCAACACCCCCTGGCGCCTGGTGCACATCACCCCCCGCGCCGCCCTGACCTGGTCGCTGGTGGTGCACACCGCCGGGTCCATGGCCGGGTTCTCCAGCGTGCTGCTGGCCGTGGTGCTTTTGTTCAACATCGTGGTGCGGCGCATGGTGCGCTCGCAGGAGCGGTCGACGGCGGCGGAGCGCGAGGCCCGTGCGGCCACCGAACACGCCCTGGCCGAACTGCGCGCCGCCCATGACGAGCTGGACTTCCTGAACCGGGAGAAGACGCGCTTCTTCTCCCTGATCTCCCACGATCTGCGCGGGCCGTTCAACGTGCTGCTGGGCATGACCCGGGAACTGGCGGACTACGGCACCCGCATGGCGCCGGCCGACGTGGCGGACTTCGCCGCCTCCGTCCACCAGAGCGCGCTGACCGCCCACACCCTGCTGGATAATCTGCTGAACTGGTCGCGGGTGCAGATGTCGGGCACGCCCTTCACCCCGTCAGTCATGCCGCTGGGCGAGGTGGTGGCGGCCGCCATCCACGATTTGGGCCCCACGGCCGAGGCCAAGGGCATCCGCGTGCTGGACGCCTCGGGCGACCGCCACATCCTGGCCGACCGCACCATGGTGCTGGCCATCCTGCGCAACCTGCTGGCCAACGCCATCAAGTTCAGCCACCCCAACCAGGGCGTCCAGATCACCTCGCGCGCGCTGGGCGACCGGCTGGAGATCGCGGTGTCGGACCGGGGCATCGGCATGGCCCCGGAACAGCTGGACCAATTGTACCGGCGCGAGGCGCAGGACAGCCGCCCCGGCACGATGGGCGAGGTCGGCACCGGCCTGGGCCTGACCCTGGTGCGCGACCTGGTGGCCCGCCACGGCGGCGTGCTGGCGCTGGACAGCACACCCGGCCTGGGCACCACCGTCAGCTTCACCGTGCCGCTGGCGGCGGCCCCGCGCTGA
- a CDS encoding arsenate reductase (glutaredoxin): protein MTVTLWHNPKCSTSRRALADLQAGGHAVTVVEYLKTPPDRAALADMLAAMKARPADILRRRGNDELLVGEPAGGFSDDALLDLMAAHPILIERPIARSPKGAVLCRPVERLAEVL, encoded by the coding sequence ATGACCGTCACCCTGTGGCACAACCCGAAATGCTCCACCTCGCGCCGTGCCCTGGCCGACCTTCAGGCCGGCGGGCACGCGGTGACGGTGGTGGAATATCTGAAGACCCCGCCGGACCGTGCCGCCTTGGCGGACATGCTGGCTGCCATGAAGGCGCGTCCCGCCGACATCCTGCGCCGCCGCGGCAATGATGAGCTGCTGGTGGGCGAACCGGCGGGCGGCTTCAGCGACGACGCCCTGCTGGACCTGATGGCAGCCCATCCCATCCTGATCGAGCGCCCCATCGCCCGCAGCCCCAAGGGCGCCGTCCTCTGCCGCCCGGTGGAGCGCCTGGCGGAAGTACTCTGA
- a CDS encoding SIS domain-containing protein — protein MCGIAGFLGNRNWTRTADLSWLKAVADGLAAAPPSDPTAIDAALDGLVARFTDLMSFPTHMAVVAEPQGPAALLTTVADRIDALEAALRSGAAARDAAVERTAERLRDYAWQLRTEVLGNIGRTLALLPEGAKAPRPQQAVAWAAEQVLENLDRLEVRGRDSAGIALQITIAHRFTLDDLPAALRAQAAERLAVGDRHEGLALHVLADGRTTVRFTYKVATLIGRLGDNGAFLRGRMRADGVLWAVAAHAAGFSAIAHTRWASHGAISLPNCHPMNARLANEAAAGPNATSLAPDADIMVALNGDIDNYRALTESAIAGTGHTLPAEVTTDTKVIPVLFRLEGEGGGNAGRFLTTMRRLEGSMAVILQHPADPERLQIGQKGSGQSLFVAEVADGLIVASENYGLAPRSRRSVPLAQVERGGLAVTLSVAEGEPALAARMIDDGTTAPLKADPIEIFSRDIFRGRHDHFFEKEVHEAPSSVRKTLAGRYRRQDRRVSFDLVASGGDTGPWAGLRARLVDTTKPPVRRILVTGQGTAAIAAMGIEHLIRLALDRSSVTVTSAKASELSTNLDGKVLDDTLVIAISQSGTTTDTNRTVDLARAAGAWIHAIVNRRNSPLVRKSDSHLFTSDGRDIEMAVASTKAFYSQVAAGKLTALCLADALGTLPPQQIHDEMVALESLPQRIQEVLDDEGAIAACAKAYAPRNRYWAVVGNGANKVAAEEIRIKLSELCYKSIPVDYTEDKKHIDLSTEPLTLVVANDLPPLLAQDTAKEVAIFKAHNGKPIVFAAKGETCFAPYAEAVVHLPSAGAGLDFIMATVAGHLWGFHAALAIDAESRPFREVAATLDQALADPNRPVTPVATSLAAIIDRIADGQLDAALPASYTARLAKLTSALPMLDTPGGKQERTAIINRGLDLLRLVFEETSRPIDTIRHQAKTVTVGISRPGREISPLLLAALADLGAAPSDLAEPERQLLIALSTLVIGVEGGVRYRLAGDGADGTPLLLAAERSGRSKGAASRHDSPAAATGGKRRALRLGRGMLSAGASGDETSVLLPLMREPNWAPDGLLLLHLALVSQASLQQKAAILKDLRLYEDLFDAYHETEQGAEAGNQNGDGGFAAFLEKLTPRDLVLSTAAQLVRGS, from the coding sequence ATGTGCGGCATTGCGGGTTTCCTGGGTAATCGCAACTGGACCCGGACGGCGGATCTGTCCTGGCTGAAGGCCGTGGCCGACGGGCTGGCCGCGGCACCGCCCAGCGACCCCACCGCCATCGATGCGGCGCTGGACGGCCTGGTGGCGCGCTTCACCGACCTCATGTCTTTCCCCACCCACATGGCGGTGGTGGCGGAGCCGCAGGGGCCCGCGGCATTGCTGACCACCGTGGCCGACCGCATCGACGCGCTGGAGGCGGCCCTGCGCAGCGGTGCCGCCGCCCGCGACGCGGCGGTGGAACGCACGGCCGAGCGCCTGCGCGACTATGCCTGGCAGCTGCGGACGGAGGTGCTGGGCAACATCGGCCGCACCCTAGCGCTGCTGCCCGAGGGTGCCAAGGCCCCCCGGCCGCAGCAGGCCGTGGCCTGGGCCGCCGAGCAGGTGCTGGAGAACCTGGACCGGCTGGAGGTGCGCGGCCGCGACAGCGCCGGCATCGCCCTGCAGATCACCATAGCCCACCGCTTCACCCTGGACGACCTGCCGGCGGCCCTGCGCGCGCAAGCCGCCGAGCGCCTGGCCGTGGGCGACCGGCATGAGGGGCTGGCCCTGCACGTCCTGGCCGACGGCCGCACCACCGTGCGCTTCACCTACAAGGTGGCGACCCTGATCGGCCGCCTGGGCGACAACGGCGCCTTCCTGCGCGGCCGCATGCGGGCCGACGGGGTGCTGTGGGCCGTGGCGGCGCACGCGGCGGGCTTCAGCGCCATCGCCCATACCCGCTGGGCCTCGCACGGGGCCATCAGCCTGCCCAACTGCCACCCCATGAACGCGCGCCTGGCGAACGAGGCCGCGGCGGGTCCCAATGCCACCAGCTTGGCACCCGACGCTGACATCATGGTGGCGCTGAACGGCGACATCGACAATTACCGGGCGCTGACCGAAAGCGCCATCGCGGGCACCGGCCACACCCTGCCGGCGGAGGTGACCACCGACACCAAGGTCATCCCCGTGCTGTTCCGCCTGGAGGGCGAGGGCGGCGGCAACGCCGGCCGTTTCCTGACCACCATGCGCCGCCTGGAAGGGTCCATGGCCGTCATCCTGCAGCACCCGGCCGATCCGGAGCGGCTGCAGATCGGCCAGAAGGGCAGCGGGCAGAGCCTGTTCGTGGCCGAGGTGGCCGATGGCCTGATCGTGGCGTCGGAGAATTACGGCCTGGCGCCCCGATCCCGGCGGTCCGTCCCCCTGGCGCAGGTGGAGCGCGGCGGCCTGGCCGTCACCCTGTCGGTGGCCGAGGGCGAGCCGGCCCTGGCCGCGCGCATGATCGACGACGGCACCACCGCCCCGCTGAAGGCCGATCCGATCGAGATCTTCTCCCGCGACATCTTCCGCGGCCGCCACGACCATTTCTTCGAGAAAGAGGTGCACGAGGCGCCATCCAGCGTGCGCAAGACCCTGGCCGGCCGCTATCGCCGCCAGGACCGCCGCGTCAGTTTCGACCTGGTGGCCAGCGGCGGCGACACCGGCCCCTGGGCGGGCCTGCGCGCCCGCCTGGTCGACACCACCAAGCCGCCCGTCCGCCGCATCCTGGTGACGGGCCAGGGTACGGCCGCCATCGCCGCCATGGGTATCGAGCACCTGATCCGCCTGGCGCTGGACCGGTCGTCCGTCACCGTCACCAGCGCCAAGGCGTCGGAACTGTCCACCAACCTGGACGGCAAGGTGCTGGACGACACCCTGGTCATCGCCATCAGCCAGAGCGGTACCACCACCGACACCAACCGCACGGTGGACCTGGCGCGGGCGGCCGGCGCCTGGATCCACGCCATCGTCAACCGCCGCAACAGCCCCCTGGTGCGCAAGTCGGACAGCCACCTGTTCACCAGCGACGGCCGCGACATCGAGATGGCGGTGGCCTCCACCAAGGCGTTCTACAGCCAGGTGGCGGCGGGCAAGCTGACGGCGCTCTGCCTGGCCGACGCCCTGGGCACCCTGCCCCCCCAGCAGATCCATGACGAGATGGTGGCGCTGGAATCCCTGCCCCAGCGCATCCAGGAGGTGCTGGACGACGAAGGCGCGATCGCCGCCTGCGCCAAGGCCTACGCCCCGCGCAACCGCTATTGGGCGGTGGTGGGCAACGGCGCCAACAAGGTGGCGGCGGAAGAGATCCGCATCAAGCTGTCGGAGCTTTGCTACAAGTCCATCCCGGTGGATTACACCGAGGACAAGAAGCACATCGACCTGTCGACCGAGCCCTTGACCCTGGTGGTGGCCAACGACCTGCCGCCGCTGCTGGCGCAGGACACCGCCAAGGAAGTGGCCATCTTCAAGGCCCACAACGGCAAGCCCATCGTCTTCGCCGCCAAGGGCGAGACCTGCTTCGCCCCCTATGCCGAGGCGGTGGTGCACCTGCCCTCGGCCGGCGCCGGCCTGGACTTCATCATGGCGACGGTGGCGGGCCACCTCTGGGGCTTCCACGCGGCCCTGGCCATCGACGCCGAATCCCGCCCCTTCCGGGAAGTGGCGGCCACGCTGGACCAGGCGCTGGCCGACCCCAACCGGCCGGTGACGCCGGTGGCCACCAGCCTGGCGGCCATCATCGACCGCATCGCCGACGGCCAGCTGGACGCGGCATTGCCCGCCTCCTACACCGCGCGCCTGGCCAAGCTGACCTCCGCCCTGCCCATGCTGGACACGCCGGGCGGCAAGCAGGAGCGCACGGCCATCATCAACCGCGGCCTGGACCTGCTGCGCCTGGTGTTCGAGGAGACGTCGCGCCCCATCGACACCATCCGCCACCAGGCCAAGACCGTCACCGTGGGCATCAGCCGCCCGGGTCGCGAGATCAGCCCCCTGCTGCTGGCCGCATTGGCCGATCTGGGGGCCGCCCCGTCCGACCTGGCGGAACCGGAACGCCAGCTGCTGATCGCCCTGTCCACCCTGGTGATCGGGGTGGAGGGCGGCGTGCGCTACCGCCTGGCGGGCGACGGCGCGGACGGCACGCCCCTGCTGCTGGCCGCCGAGCGCAGCGGCCGGTCCAAGGGGGCGGCCTCGCGCCATGACAGCCCGGCGGCGGCCACCGGCGGCAAGCGCCGCGCCCTGCGCCTGGGCCGGGGCATGCTGTCGGCCGGCGCCAGCGGCGATGAGACGTCGGTGTTGCTGCCCCTGATGCGGGAGCCGAACTGGGCGCCGGATGGCCTGCTGCTGCTGCACCTGGCCCTGGTCAGCCAGGCGTCGCTGCAACAGAAGGCCGCCATCCTGAAGGACCTGCGCCTGTACGAGGATCTGTTCGACGCCTACCATGAGACGGAGCAGGGCGCCGAGGCGGGCAACCAGAACGGGGACGGTGGTTTCGCCGCCTTCCTGGAAAAGCTGACGCCGCGCGACCTGGTGCTGTCCACCGCGGCGCAACTGGTGCGGGGAAGCTGA
- a CDS encoding SDR family NAD(P)-dependent oxidoreductase yields MTGQRQTERLAGKTAVVTGAADGLGRAIAVALAREGADMVLHHLLPDEAAAATETARQVQSLGRTGVVVQADITRSSGAYTLAAAAVAAFDHIDILVNNAGFRLMLPFDEMTQELFDATMAANMGSTFLMVRHLLPLMQKRGYGRIVTTVDTAAMEGARGMTAYGAAASALLGFTRSLVHELGDNDIAANCVSPAQVPAHGITGGEEDWENVTPAYVFLASDDGYAMVGQCLRPSP; encoded by the coding sequence GTGACGGGACAACGGCAGACGGAACGCCTGGCGGGCAAGACGGCGGTGGTGACGGGTGCCGCGGACGGCCTGGGCCGCGCCATCGCGGTGGCGCTGGCGCGCGAAGGTGCCGACATGGTGCTGCACCATCTGCTGCCCGACGAGGCCGCCGCCGCGACGGAAACCGCGCGCCAGGTCCAGTCCCTGGGCCGCACCGGCGTGGTGGTGCAGGCCGACATCACCCGATCCTCCGGCGCCTACACCCTGGCGGCGGCGGCGGTGGCGGCCTTCGATCACATCGACATCCTGGTGAACAACGCCGGCTTCCGCCTGATGCTGCCGTTCGACGAGATGACGCAGGAACTGTTCGACGCCACCATGGCGGCCAACATGGGCAGCACCTTCCTGATGGTGCGCCACCTGCTGCCCCTGATGCAGAAGCGGGGCTATGGCCGCATCGTCACCACGGTGGACACCGCCGCCATGGAAGGGGCGCGCGGCATGACGGCCTATGGCGCCGCCGCGTCCGCCCTGCTGGGTTTCACCCGCAGCCTGGTGCATGAACTGGGCGACAACGACATCGCCGCCAACTGCGTCAGCCCCGCCCAGGTGCCGGCGCACGGGATCACGGGCGGTGAGGAGGATTGGGAAAACGTCACGCCGGCCTACGTCTTCCTGGCCAGCGACGACGGCTACGCCATGGTCGGCCAATGCCTGCGGCCTAGTCCGTAA
- the phhA gene encoding phenylalanine 4-monooxygenase, producing the protein MNSAVPVNTTGKSDTPLRGDYSAMAADYTVPQNWENLTAEEHARWRVLYGQQSALLPRYAAPEFMDSLARLDAGDGIPRFDRASDVLSRATGWTLVAVPGLLPNDVFFGHLAARRFPVTNWIRRADEMDYLVEPDVFHDFFGHVPLLMHPVFANYLQAYGAKGAEAKDAGDLERLARLYWYMVEFGLINTASGLRAYGAGMLSSRGETQYCIDSPEPLRVGFDLERVMRTRYRIDDYQQTYFVLDSFDQLFQATAQDFGPLYAKLATLPDLPADQAQPGDRVFE; encoded by the coding sequence ATGAACAGCGCCGTACCCGTCAACACCACCGGCAAGTCCGATACCCCCCTGCGGGGCGATTACAGCGCCATGGCGGCGGACTACACCGTGCCCCAGAACTGGGAAAACCTGACGGCGGAGGAGCACGCCCGCTGGCGGGTGCTGTACGGCCAGCAATCCGCCTTGCTGCCGCGCTATGCCGCGCCGGAGTTCATGGACAGCCTGGCCCGCCTGGACGCCGGCGACGGCATCCCGCGTTTCGACCGCGCCAGCGATGTCCTGTCCCGGGCCACCGGCTGGACCCTGGTGGCGGTGCCGGGCCTGCTGCCCAACGACGTGTTCTTCGGGCACCTGGCCGCCCGGCGCTTTCCCGTCACCAACTGGATCCGCCGCGCGGATGAGATGGACTACCTGGTGGAACCGGACGTGTTCCATGACTTCTTCGGCCATGTGCCGCTGCTGATGCATCCGGTATTCGCCAACTACCTCCAGGCCTACGGCGCCAAGGGGGCCGAGGCCAAGGATGCCGGCGACCTGGAACGCCTGGCGCGGCTGTACTGGTACATGGTGGAATTCGGCCTGATCAACACGGCGTCGGGCCTGCGCGCCTATGGCGCCGGCATGCTGTCGTCACGCGGGGAGACGCAGTATTGCATCGACAGCCCCGAACCCTTGCGCGTCGGTTTCGACCTGGAACGGGTGATGCGCACCCGCTACCGCATCGACGACTACCAGCAGACCTACTTCGTGCTGGACAGCTTCGACCAGCTGTTCCAGGCCACGGCCCAGGACTTCGGCCCCCTCTATGCCAAGCTGGCGACCCTGCCCGACCTGCCGGCCGACCAGGCGCAGCCCGGCGATAGGGTTTTTGAGTAA